The following coding sequences are from one Mycolicibacterium aichiense window:
- a CDS encoding type IV toxin-antitoxin system AbiEi family antitoxin produces MTRVFIGSEALAAGRVNRYQLANTYQRLFPDVYAPRGELTLLDRTTAAWLWSGRHAVVTGSAAAALHGARWIDPNIPIELNFSNNRSPRGIVTRRETLLASELTSHGGLPVTTVGRTAFDLARRGPSRRGIAELDALANATHFSAVDVVAIADAHPRLRGVGRVSSMLDALDAGAQSPQETYLRLDLINAGFPRPHTQIPITRPCGRWYYLDMGWPDLRVAVEYDGEHHRTSRTAYTVDVDRQDYLGSVGWVVVRVLADHRRSDVISRVRRAWDIQSQRVAS; encoded by the coding sequence GTGACGCGGGTATTCATCGGCTCCGAAGCCCTCGCGGCCGGCCGGGTGAACCGCTACCAACTCGCCAACACCTATCAGCGCCTATTCCCCGATGTGTACGCCCCGCGCGGAGAACTGACACTGCTGGACCGAACCACCGCGGCCTGGCTGTGGTCGGGGCGGCATGCAGTTGTGACCGGCAGCGCGGCGGCAGCTCTGCATGGTGCGCGCTGGATTGATCCTAATATTCCGATCGAGCTCAACTTTTCCAACAATCGCAGTCCACGCGGGATCGTCACCCGCCGCGAGACCCTTCTGGCGTCCGAACTCACCAGCCATGGTGGTCTACCCGTCACAACCGTCGGCCGGACCGCGTTCGATCTGGCGCGGCGCGGTCCCTCGAGGCGCGGGATCGCCGAGCTGGACGCCTTGGCCAACGCAACCCATTTCTCAGCCGTTGACGTCGTGGCGATCGCTGATGCTCATCCGCGTCTGCGAGGGGTCGGGCGAGTTTCGTCCATGCTGGACGCCCTCGACGCTGGTGCGCAATCACCCCAGGAGACGTACCTGCGACTGGATCTCATCAATGCCGGCTTTCCGCGCCCGCACACGCAGATCCCGATAACACGACCGTGTGGGCGGTGGTACTACCTGGACATGGGCTGGCCCGACCTTCGGGTGGCGGTCGAGTACGACGGTGAGCACCATCGCACCAGTCGCACCGCGTACACCGTCGACGTGGATCGGCAGGACTATCTGGGATCAGTCGGATGGGTCGTGGTGCGTGTGCTGGCTGACCACCGTCGTAGCGATGTCATCAGCCGAGTGCGACGGGCGTGGGACATCCAATCACAGCGCGTCGCAAGTTGA
- a CDS encoding MFS transporter — protein MTGSARGGNYRALLTQGTFFKVGVQVSSISAVIPYIADQLGSPGVVVALLMPAFTVGTLLGSVLGPKVLRLTDSVTGLLVGVALTQAALTALVALDIALAPPWLFAYPLLLACLLIGTVTGSSQVVSPMAMSALLSAQQRGDVMLKQAGYSGALVVLITAFTAGRLLPNSPRWHDADLLWISVAAMVLGALCCATLRTPGVQLAKGPTRMVDTLRQGRSQLRTNRWLRRFLTTNLVFIPVILTPTFYAIYAAEFLGASINVDQFLVFVGVGLLAGIPLWRVVRRSHGARGVYLCSALISMAAAALCIASQQWHIVPALWAFGPAMLLSAVANQALLPAAYDWIFDHADNADAAVLISCTHIVISLGMIVAGFSLGIIAEGAPAVWPLVTMLALTVAAAFSAALVPRTQRESSQETARSR, from the coding sequence ATGACGGGCTCCGCGCGGGGCGGAAACTATCGGGCACTGCTCACGCAGGGGACGTTCTTCAAGGTGGGCGTCCAAGTCAGCAGCATCTCGGCCGTCATCCCGTACATCGCCGACCAGCTCGGCAGTCCCGGCGTCGTGGTGGCGCTGCTGATGCCGGCGTTCACCGTCGGAACGCTGCTGGGAAGTGTCCTCGGGCCCAAGGTGTTACGCCTCACCGACTCGGTCACCGGGTTGCTGGTCGGAGTTGCGCTGACGCAGGCCGCGCTCACCGCACTGGTCGCACTCGACATCGCGCTGGCGCCTCCCTGGCTGTTCGCGTATCCGCTGCTGCTGGCCTGCCTGCTCATCGGCACCGTCACCGGCAGCTCGCAGGTGGTCTCGCCGATGGCCATGTCGGCGCTGCTGTCGGCCCAGCAACGTGGCGACGTCATGCTCAAGCAGGCCGGATACAGTGGCGCGCTGGTGGTTCTGATCACTGCCTTCACCGCGGGACGCCTGCTGCCCAATTCCCCTCGATGGCACGACGCCGATCTGCTGTGGATCTCGGTGGCGGCCATGGTGTTGGGTGCTTTGTGCTGCGCGACACTGCGAACGCCGGGCGTGCAGCTGGCGAAGGGACCGACCCGCATGGTCGACACCCTGCGGCAGGGACGCTCGCAGCTGCGGACCAATCGGTGGCTGCGGCGTTTCCTGACAACGAATCTGGTGTTCATCCCAGTGATCCTGACGCCCACCTTCTATGCCATCTACGCTGCCGAATTCCTCGGCGCCAGCATCAATGTCGACCAGTTCCTGGTGTTCGTCGGTGTCGGCCTGCTCGCCGGAATTCCGCTGTGGCGGGTGGTTCGCCGCAGTCACGGAGCCCGCGGTGTCTATCTGTGCAGCGCGTTGATCAGCATGGCTGCAGCGGCCCTGTGCATCGCTTCGCAGCAGTGGCATATCGTGCCGGCGCTGTGGGCGTTCGGCCCTGCGATGCTGCTCTCGGCGGTCGCCAACCAGGCGCTGCTGCCCGCCGCCTACGACTGGATCTTCGACCACGCCGACAATGCCGATGCGGCCGTGCTGATCAGCTGCACCCACATCGTCATCAGCCTGGGAATGATCGTTGCCGGATTCAGCCTGGGCATCATCGCCGAAGGGGCGCCTGCGGTCTGGCCGCTCGTCACGATGCTGGCGCTCACCGTCGCCGCCGCGTTCTCCGCGGCGCTGGTTCCGCGGACTCAGCGGGAGAGCAGCCAGGAGACCGCGCGGTCCCGATAG
- a CDS encoding amino-acid N-acetyltransferase — translation MSSDVVVRRARTSDVADIKRLVDIYAGRILLEKNLVTLYEAVQEFWVAEVDGEVVGCGALHVLWADLGEVRTVAVDPKVKGRGIGHTIVDQLLTVARELQLQRLFVLTFETEFFGRHGFTEIEGTPVTSEVYEEMCRSYDIGVAEFLDLSYVKPNILGNTRMLLKL, via the coding sequence GTGAGCTCCGATGTCGTCGTCCGCCGCGCCCGCACCTCGGATGTCGCGGATATCAAGCGTCTGGTCGACATCTACGCGGGCCGCATCCTGCTCGAGAAGAACCTGGTCACCCTCTACGAGGCGGTCCAGGAATTCTGGGTGGCCGAGGTCGACGGCGAGGTCGTGGGCTGCGGGGCGTTGCACGTCCTGTGGGCTGACCTCGGCGAGGTCCGCACGGTGGCCGTCGACCCGAAAGTCAAGGGCCGCGGCATCGGTCACACGATCGTCGACCAGCTGCTCACGGTGGCCCGCGAGCTGCAACTGCAGCGGCTGTTCGTGCTGACCTTCGAGACGGAGTTCTTCGGCCGCCACGGCTTCACCGAGATCGAGGGCACCCCGGTCACCTCCGAGGTGTACGAGGAGATGTGCCGGTCCTACGACATCGGTGTCGCCGAGTTCCTCGACCTGTCGTACGTCAAGCCGAACATCCTCGGCAACACCCGGATGCTGCTCAAGCTCTGA
- a CDS encoding dimethylamine monooxygenase subunit DmmA family protein, whose translation MTPDLELTSVPAWAVEPTCPTADLTGRRWTVLAVGTDAAAIAARWVDEIRAAHPDARPRVHQVADAEAACAALEADLHDAQVGWRLLLAGPAHACLRVRARAFELGAADDEITVASTEVTTREIYCAHCRITTTAATGLSEEITCTGCARRLFVYYHVSRRIGAHLGFATTADATP comes from the coding sequence ATGACACCTGATCTGGAGCTCACCAGCGTCCCGGCCTGGGCCGTCGAACCGACCTGTCCGACGGCCGATCTCACCGGCCGGCGCTGGACGGTGCTCGCCGTCGGGACCGACGCGGCCGCCATCGCCGCACGGTGGGTCGACGAGATCCGCGCGGCCCATCCCGACGCCCGGCCCCGGGTGCATCAGGTAGCCGACGCCGAAGCGGCGTGCGCCGCGCTGGAGGCCGACCTCCACGACGCGCAAGTCGGCTGGCGGCTTCTGCTGGCGGGTCCCGCGCACGCGTGTCTTCGCGTCCGCGCTCGCGCCTTCGAACTCGGCGCGGCCGACGACGAAATCACTGTCGCCAGTACCGAAGTCACCACCCGCGAGATCTACTGCGCACACTGCCGGATCACGACCACGGCGGCGACGGGATTGTCCGAGGAGATCACCTGCACCGGCTGCGCGCGCCGATTGTTCGTGTACTACCACGTCTCTCGACGGATCGGAGCCCACCTCGGATTCGCGACGACCGCAGACGCGACGCCATGA
- the pgsA gene encoding CDP-diacylglycerol--glycerol-3-phosphate 3-phosphatidyltransferase, with the protein MSGQPQTPPAVPRVRVANLANFLTGIRLVLVPIFLLFLFAGDGHETASRLTAFIIFTVAVITDRLDGSLARTYGMVTEFGKLADPIADKMLIGAALIGLSMLGDLPWWVTVVILIRELGITVLRFAVLRRGVIPASRGGKLKTLVQAVAIGLFVLPLHNWPPAWHTVAWVIMWAAIVLTVLTGADYVVSAIKDSRERTAGR; encoded by the coding sequence GTGTCGGGACAACCGCAAACACCTCCGGCGGTCCCGCGCGTGCGGGTCGCCAACTTGGCCAACTTCCTGACCGGTATCCGTCTGGTCCTGGTCCCGATCTTCCTGCTGTTCCTGTTCGCCGGTGACGGCCACGAAACAGCCAGCCGCCTAACGGCTTTCATCATCTTCACGGTGGCGGTCATCACCGATCGGCTGGACGGTTCGCTGGCCCGTACCTACGGGATGGTCACCGAGTTCGGCAAGCTGGCCGACCCGATCGCGGACAAGATGCTGATCGGCGCAGCTCTGATCGGGCTGTCGATGCTCGGCGACCTGCCGTGGTGGGTGACCGTGGTGATCCTGATTCGCGAGCTCGGCATCACCGTGCTGCGCTTCGCGGTGCTGCGGCGCGGGGTGATCCCAGCCAGCCGCGGGGGCAAGCTCAAGACGTTGGTGCAGGCCGTCGCGATCGGACTGTTCGTGCTGCCGCTCCACAACTGGCCGCCGGCCTGGCACACCGTGGCCTGGGTGATCATGTGGGCGGCGATCGTCCTGACCGTGCTCACCGGGGCCGACTATGTGGTCTC
- a CDS encoding putative quinol monooxygenase, giving the protein MPVVVVASFTVKPESVDAVREACKKAVAAVHDEPGCDLYAVHEGDKTFVFVEQWADEDALKTHSTAPGVTTLFGEIGEHLDGAPDIKMLTPIPAGDPAKGQVRP; this is encoded by the coding sequence ATGCCCGTCGTCGTCGTTGCCAGCTTCACCGTCAAGCCCGAATCCGTCGACGCTGTGCGCGAGGCCTGCAAGAAGGCCGTCGCGGCGGTCCACGACGAGCCCGGCTGCGACCTCTACGCCGTCCACGAGGGCGACAAGACGTTCGTGTTCGTCGAGCAGTGGGCCGACGAGGACGCACTCAAGACCCACAGCACCGCGCCCGGCGTGACCACGCTGTTCGGCGAGATCGGTGAGCACCTCGACGGCGCCCCCGACATCAAGATGCTCACCCCCATCCCGGCCGGCGATCCGGCCAAGGGCCAGGTCCGCCCCTAA
- a CDS encoding PDR/VanB family oxidoreductase: MTRLIVHVAAIDDTVPGIRTLTLARADGAALPSFTPGSHVVVEHPGGANAYSLTGESNAPSEYVVSVLECPAGRGGSRWIHRELRLGDTVVVHPPRSAFAPVLRARRHLLIAAGIGITPMVSHLRSARRWGRDVRLLYIFREGRGAYVDEIRSLTENASFFTDRAAFLAELTATLAAQPFGTHAYLCGPSQFIDDVVAVATGLGWPPSRIHIEHFGGELAPGDPFEVELSSDGSTFTVESGVSLLESLTAHGYVIRNLCRQGVCGECRIPVRGGVVLHRDLFLTDDERRDSMMACVSRGSGRVELDL, encoded by the coding sequence ATGACCAGGCTTATTGTGCACGTCGCCGCGATCGACGACACGGTGCCCGGAATCAGGACTCTGACGCTGGCCCGTGCCGACGGTGCGGCGCTGCCGTCGTTCACGCCCGGTAGCCACGTGGTGGTCGAACACCCCGGCGGGGCCAACGCCTATTCGCTGACCGGCGAGAGCAATGCGCCGAGCGAATATGTGGTGTCGGTACTGGAATGCCCCGCGGGCCGCGGTGGCTCGCGGTGGATTCACCGCGAACTGAGACTGGGTGACACTGTCGTCGTACACCCGCCGCGCAGCGCCTTCGCCCCGGTGTTGCGCGCCCGGCGACACCTGTTGATCGCAGCCGGCATCGGGATCACCCCGATGGTGTCGCATCTGCGCAGCGCGCGCCGCTGGGGCCGAGATGTGCGGCTGCTGTACATCTTTCGTGAGGGACGCGGCGCGTATGTCGACGAGATCCGCTCGCTGACCGAGAACGCGTCGTTCTTCACCGACAGAGCGGCCTTCCTCGCCGAGTTGACGGCGACGCTGGCCGCCCAGCCGTTCGGCACGCACGCCTACCTCTGCGGTCCAAGCCAATTCATCGACGACGTGGTCGCCGTCGCCACCGGGCTCGGCTGGCCCCCGAGCCGCATCCATATCGAACACTTCGGCGGCGAGCTCGCACCGGGCGACCCGTTCGAGGTCGAACTGTCCTCCGATGGAAGCACATTCACCGTCGAGTCAGGGGTCTCGCTGCTGGAGTCGTTGACCGCCCACGGATATGTCATCCGCAATCTGTGCCGGCAGGGTGTCTGTGGCGAATGCCGCATTCCGGTACGCGGCGGAGTGGTGCTGCACCGCGACCTCTTCCTCACCGACGATGAGCGCCGCGACTCGATGATGGCCTGCGTCTCCCGCGGTTCGGGCCGGGTGGAGTTGGACCTGTGA
- a CDS encoding FtsK/SpoIIIE family DNA translocase, whose protein sequence is MANKTAARSSARTTRSKGATRSAKPAPRRKPAKKRTSSPVATAAATGGRAARATWLMLAKGAGSTARSVGRARDIEPGHRRDGIALGLLAVAVVIAASSWFDAARPVGAWIDSVLRTLVGGAVVLLPIIICAIAVLLMRTEPNPEARPRLILGCAMVALPVVGLWHLWSGAPQDPADRQRAAGFIGFAIGGPLSDGLTPWIATPLLIIAALFGLLLLTGTTIREVPDTLYAMFSTRGHYDDDDEYYDDEEPEDVAPAEPEDFSDGYYDDPRSYTDEAPAWPGAEGPVGTPLDNYPLDEDSPTVPEPVKARRKKATPKPEPVAETATQDTKVLDRVVEGPYTLPSLDLLVAGDPPKRRSAANDQMVERISSVLQQFKVDAAVTGCTRGPTVTRYEVELGPGVKVEKITALQRNIAYAVATESVRILAPIPGKSAVGIEVPNTDRETVRLADVLTAPSTRGDHRPLVIGLGKDIEGHFVSANLADMPHLLVAGSTGSGKSSFVNSMLVSLLARATPEEVRMILIDPKMVELTPYEGIPHLITPIITQPKKAAAALAWLVEEMEQRYQDMQASRVRHIKDFNAKVRSGEITAPLGSQRVYKPYPLILAVVDELADLMMTAPRDVEEAIVRITQKARAAGIHLVLATQRPSVDVVTGLIKTNVPSRLSFATSSLTDSRVILDQPGAEKLIGMGDGLFLPMGASKPERLQGAYVSDEEIHAVVQACKDQAEPEYTEGVTAAKPSGERTDVDPDIGDDMDVFLQAVELVVSSQFGSTSMLQRKLRVGFAKAGRLMDLMETRNIVGPSEGSKAREVLVKPDELAGTLMLIRGARAAEDDDEDEDF, encoded by the coding sequence ATGGCGAACAAGACGGCCGCTCGCTCAAGCGCGCGAACGACCAGGTCAAAGGGTGCGACGCGGTCGGCCAAGCCGGCCCCGCGGCGCAAGCCTGCCAAGAAGCGCACCTCCTCGCCGGTCGCCACCGCGGCCGCGACCGGGGGACGCGCAGCGCGGGCGACCTGGCTGATGTTGGCCAAGGGGGCGGGCTCGACCGCCCGATCGGTCGGTCGAGCCCGCGACATCGAGCCCGGGCATCGCCGGGACGGCATCGCGCTGGGGCTGCTGGCAGTCGCGGTCGTGATCGCGGCCAGTTCGTGGTTCGACGCTGCCCGGCCGGTCGGCGCCTGGATCGACTCTGTGCTGCGGACGCTGGTCGGCGGAGCCGTCGTGCTGCTGCCCATCATCATCTGCGCGATCGCTGTCCTTCTGATGCGCACCGAACCCAATCCCGAGGCGCGGCCCCGCCTGATCCTGGGGTGCGCGATGGTCGCCCTGCCGGTTGTGGGCCTGTGGCATCTGTGGTCGGGTGCGCCACAGGACCCCGCCGATCGGCAACGCGCAGCGGGCTTCATCGGCTTCGCCATCGGTGGTCCGCTGTCCGACGGGCTGACCCCGTGGATCGCCACCCCGCTGCTGATCATCGCTGCGTTGTTCGGGCTGCTGCTGCTGACCGGCACCACGATTCGGGAGGTCCCGGACACGCTCTACGCGATGTTCAGCACCCGTGGCCACTACGACGACGACGACGAGTACTACGACGACGAGGAGCCGGAGGACGTCGCTCCCGCGGAGCCGGAGGACTTCTCCGACGGCTACTACGACGATCCGCGCTCGTACACCGATGAGGCGCCGGCCTGGCCGGGCGCCGAGGGACCGGTCGGCACACCGCTGGACAACTACCCGCTCGACGAGGACTCGCCGACGGTGCCCGAGCCGGTGAAGGCGCGGCGTAAGAAGGCCACCCCGAAGCCGGAGCCCGTGGCGGAGACCGCCACCCAGGACACCAAGGTGCTGGATCGTGTTGTCGAGGGCCCGTACACGTTGCCGTCGCTGGACCTGCTGGTTGCCGGCGACCCGCCGAAGCGGCGCAGCGCGGCCAATGACCAGATGGTGGAGCGGATTTCATCGGTCCTGCAGCAGTTCAAGGTCGACGCCGCAGTGACCGGCTGCACCAGGGGCCCGACGGTGACGCGCTACGAGGTTGAACTCGGCCCCGGCGTCAAGGTCGAGAAAATCACTGCGCTGCAACGCAATATCGCCTACGCGGTGGCCACCGAGAGTGTCCGTATCCTCGCGCCGATCCCGGGCAAGTCCGCTGTGGGCATCGAAGTGCCCAACACCGACCGTGAAACGGTCCGGCTCGCAGACGTTCTCACTGCGCCGTCCACCCGCGGTGACCATCGCCCGCTGGTGATCGGATTGGGCAAGGACATCGAGGGTCACTTCGTCTCGGCGAACCTGGCCGATATGCCGCACCTGCTGGTGGCCGGCTCCACCGGCTCGGGTAAGTCCAGCTTCGTCAACTCGATGCTGGTGTCGCTGCTGGCTCGTGCCACCCCTGAGGAAGTGCGGATGATCCTCATCGACCCGAAGATGGTGGAACTCACGCCGTACGAAGGTATTCCGCACCTCATCACGCCGATCATCACTCAGCCCAAGAAGGCGGCGGCGGCGTTGGCGTGGCTGGTCGAAGAGATGGAGCAGCGCTACCAGGACATGCAGGCCTCCCGCGTGCGCCACATCAAGGACTTCAACGCCAAGGTGCGGTCCGGGGAGATCACCGCGCCGCTGGGCAGCCAGCGGGTGTACAAGCCCTACCCGTTGATTCTTGCGGTCGTCGACGAGCTCGCCGACCTGATGATGACCGCGCCGCGTGACGTCGAAGAGGCGATCGTGCGGATCACCCAGAAGGCCCGCGCAGCAGGCATCCACCTGGTGCTGGCCACCCAGCGGCCATCGGTCGACGTCGTCACCGGTCTGATCAAGACCAACGTGCCGTCGCGGCTGTCCTTCGCGACGTCGTCACTGACCGACAGCCGGGTCATCCTCGACCAGCCGGGCGCCGAGAAGCTGATCGGCATGGGCGATGGTCTGTTCCTGCCGATGGGCGCCTCCAAGCCGGAGCGGTTGCAGGGTGCCTACGTCAGCGACGAGGAGATCCACGCCGTCGTGCAGGCCTGCAAGGACCAGGCCGAGCCCGAATACACCGAGGGTGTGACCGCGGCCAAGCCGAGCGGCGAGCGCACCGACGTCGACCCCGATATCGGCGACGACATGGACGTCTTCCTGCAGGCCGTCGAACTCGTGGTGTCCTCGCAGTTCGGCTCGACGTCGATGCTGCAGCGCAAGTTGCGGGTCGGCTTCGCCAAGGCCGGCCGGCTCATGGACCTGATGGAGACCCGCAACATCGTCGGGCCGTCCGAAGGCTCCAAGGCTCGCGAGGTGCTGGTCAAGCCTGATGAACTCGCCGGGACGCTGATGCTCATCCGCGGTGCCCGCGCCGCCGAGGACGACGACGAGGACGAGGACTTCTAG
- a CDS encoding mycofactocin-coupled SDR family oxidoreductase gives MGELDGKVALITGAARGQGRAHAVKLASQGAGIIAVDLCDQIASVPYPMATPEDMAATVKLVEDTGARIVAREADVRDRTALKNAMYQGIEELGRLDIVIANAGIAPMADDGAWQDVIDVNLTGVYHTVDVAMKPLIKQGDGGAIVLTSSVAGLVGIGAPIAGSLGYTVAKHGVVGLMRAYANFLAAFNIRVNSVHPAGVNTPMIDNEFTRSWLEGIAQQNFGGPDMTNALPVQTLEPEDIANAVYYLVSDAGRYVTGVALPVDAGFTNKR, from the coding sequence ATGGGTGAACTCGACGGCAAGGTCGCACTGATCACCGGTGCGGCCCGCGGCCAGGGCCGCGCGCACGCGGTGAAGCTGGCATCGCAGGGTGCCGGCATCATCGCGGTGGACCTCTGCGACCAGATCGCCAGCGTCCCCTATCCGATGGCCACGCCCGAGGACATGGCGGCCACCGTGAAGCTCGTCGAGGACACCGGCGCGCGAATCGTCGCCCGTGAGGCCGACGTCCGCGACCGGACGGCGCTCAAGAACGCCATGTACCAGGGCATCGAGGAACTCGGCCGGCTCGACATCGTCATCGCGAACGCCGGGATCGCCCCGATGGCCGACGACGGCGCCTGGCAGGACGTGATCGACGTCAACCTCACCGGGGTTTATCACACGGTCGACGTGGCGATGAAGCCGCTGATCAAGCAGGGCGACGGCGGCGCGATCGTGCTGACCAGCTCGGTGGCCGGCCTGGTCGGCATCGGCGCCCCGATCGCCGGATCGCTGGGCTACACCGTCGCCAAGCACGGCGTCGTCGGCCTGATGCGGGCGTACGCGAATTTCCTTGCCGCATTTAATATTCGGGTCAACTCGGTGCATCCGGCAGGGGTGAACACCCCGATGATCGACAACGAGTTCACCCGTTCCTGGCTCGAAGGCATCGCCCAACAGAACTTCGGCGGCCCGGACATGACCAACGCGCTGCCGGTCCAGACGCTGGAACCTGAGGACATCGCCAATGCGGTGTACTACCTGGTGTCGGATGCCGGCCGCTATGTGACCGGCGTCGCGTTGCCCGTCGACGCCGGGTTCACGAACAAGCGTTAG
- a CDS encoding heme-dependent oxidative N-demethylase family protein, protein MVSAADLVASFPFPYSADSYRYSTNIAPAREVVTTATGQWGEPVVDIDSEYTRELAERRRILAADPSRHAVLPHMRIACWDTMLTLMTELAASYPATMSLSRDGDTWCWRNELLGITQEFVIGDESSLPCDPLAYIAGQVQEDIVLLDQRDGDLFADAGVVTFAAGWSFGFDVGMTFLEIHGPVPRLRETGVITRAREFLMRLQAGGIYRRTNWSMTVGRRLDVSTEALPQSLPDRAYLDAVDDDTFGRLIHLRVEVQHLIRLPESGAICFLIRSYMLPLADIATVDQWRARTAAVLAELPDDMVEYKGLAAYRDRAVSWLLSR, encoded by the coding sequence CTGGTGTCGGCAGCGGATCTGGTTGCGTCCTTTCCGTTCCCGTATTCGGCCGACTCCTACCGGTACAGCACCAACATCGCGCCCGCACGCGAGGTGGTGACCACTGCGACCGGGCAGTGGGGCGAGCCGGTGGTGGACATCGACAGCGAGTACACCCGCGAGCTCGCCGAGCGCCGCCGCATCCTGGCCGCCGATCCGTCCCGGCATGCGGTGTTGCCGCACATGCGAATCGCGTGCTGGGACACCATGCTGACGTTGATGACCGAGCTCGCCGCCTCGTATCCGGCAACGATGTCCCTGAGCCGCGACGGCGACACCTGGTGTTGGCGCAACGAATTGCTCGGCATCACCCAAGAATTTGTGATCGGCGACGAGTCAAGCCTGCCGTGCGATCCGCTGGCCTATATCGCCGGTCAGGTGCAGGAGGACATCGTGCTGCTCGACCAGCGTGACGGCGACCTGTTCGCCGACGCCGGGGTGGTCACGTTCGCCGCGGGCTGGTCGTTCGGCTTCGACGTCGGGATGACATTCCTGGAGATTCACGGACCGGTCCCCCGGTTACGGGAGACCGGGGTGATCACCCGGGCCCGGGAATTCTTGATGCGGCTGCAGGCGGGCGGCATCTACCGCCGGACCAACTGGTCGATGACCGTCGGCAGGCGGCTCGACGTGTCCACCGAAGCGTTGCCGCAGTCGCTGCCCGATCGCGCGTACCTGGACGCCGTCGACGACGACACGTTCGGCCGGCTCATCCATCTGCGGGTGGAGGTCCAGCACCTGATCCGGCTGCCCGAGTCAGGTGCGATCTGCTTTCTGATCCGCAGCTACATGCTGCCGCTGGCCGATATCGCGACTGTCGACCAGTGGCGGGCGCGCACCGCCGCGGTGTTGGCCGAATTGCCCGACGACATGGTCGAATACAAGGGACTGGCCGCCTATCGGGACCGCGCGGTCTCCTGGCTGCTCTCCCGCTGA